One stretch of Novosphingobium pentaromativorans US6-1 DNA includes these proteins:
- a CDS encoding transglutaminase-like cysteine peptidase encodes MKWSHLVAAGVPVLGLQLAIAAPAQASASVVLGLPLVAVAGVSGLSGLPSSQPDYSASACEGAASAGLMARVAEPVSSKAAALLGGAPSRLELISMQQSSRTGQASQTLVTAPIAPAAGGLRCAALTQSRTLPAIYSATSRASADPENFLGSARLPLRHTTFDAQWDRVRRAGLPGRAVAAMAARSGAGASEMTLAAVNAWSNRHIRYREDSEIYGKSDYWATASATLKHGAGDCEDIAIFKMQALAALGVPRSDMYLTIARDTVRNADHALLVVKLEGRYWVLDNATDKLLDGAMSYDYRPIMSFSTSGKWLHGYTRQPEQAPTLIAAR; translated from the coding sequence ATGAAGTGGTCCCATCTCGTTGCTGCGGGTGTGCCGGTCCTCGGCCTTCAGCTCGCGATTGCTGCGCCGGCGCAGGCTTCGGCCTCCGTTGTGCTGGGGCTGCCGCTGGTTGCCGTGGCGGGGGTGTCGGGCCTTTCCGGCCTCCCCTCATCGCAACCGGACTACTCCGCCAGCGCTTGCGAGGGAGCTGCTTCTGCAGGGCTCATGGCGCGGGTGGCGGAACCTGTTAGCAGCAAGGCGGCAGCGTTGCTGGGCGGCGCGCCGAGCAGGCTTGAACTGATCTCTATGCAGCAGTCGTCTCGCACCGGGCAAGCGTCGCAGACGCTGGTGACGGCGCCGATCGCACCGGCTGCCGGGGGACTGCGCTGCGCAGCCCTGACCCAGTCGCGCACATTGCCGGCGATCTACTCAGCGACGAGCCGCGCCTCGGCCGATCCGGAGAATTTTCTCGGCAGCGCCCGCCTGCCGCTGCGCCATACGACTTTCGATGCGCAGTGGGACCGGGTGCGCCGCGCCGGATTGCCTGGCCGTGCCGTCGCCGCCATGGCCGCGCGCTCCGGCGCCGGGGCGAGCGAAATGACGCTGGCGGCGGTCAATGCCTGGTCCAACCGGCATATCCGCTACCGCGAGGACAGCGAGATCTACGGCAAGTCCGACTACTGGGCGACCGCCAGCGCGACCCTCAAGCACGGCGCCGGGGACTGCGAGGACATCGCGATCTTCAAGATGCAGGCGCTTGCCGCACTGGGCGTGCCGCGTTCCGACATGTACCTGACGATCGCGCGCGATACCGTGCGCAACGCCGATCATGCCCTGCTCGTCGTGAAGCTGGAGGGCCGCTACTGGGTGCTCGACAATGCGACCGACAAGCTGCTCGACGGCGCGATGAGCTACGACTACCGGCCGATCATGTCGTTCAGCACCAGCGGCAAGTGGCTCCACGGCTATACCCGCCAACCGGAACAGGCCCCGACGCTTATCGCCGCACGCTGA
- a CDS encoding Flp family type IVb pilin yields the protein MIKFFRNFVNDEAGASAAEYALILAIVGTGITLAAVNLGGAISGAMNTAEGCITAKTC from the coding sequence ATGATCAAGTTTTTCCGTAATTTCGTTAACGATGAAGCTGGCGCTTCGGCTGCCGAATACGCTCTCATTCTTGCGATCGTCGGCACGGGTATTACTCTCGCTGCAGTCAATCTGGGGGGAGCAATCTCTGGCGCAATGAATACCGCAGAAGGCTGCATTACCGCAAAGACTTGCTGA
- a CDS encoding HlyD family type I secretion periplasmic adaptor subunit, translated as MNAMISSFRQRIGYDDWDASRRLIVLCGVALLVLFVWAGLARVDEVTRGMGKVVPSSKAQLVQAASPATVLSILVRPGQMVKKGQLLVRLDDSQSSSALGQLQAENERLAARADRLEGEGTGTESSCGEGTICAEEARLADVRRAAAQSRQNALVAQVDQRRRDLQEGQATVASLQNSAKLAQDQVNMLTPLAQKGIVPKTELLTAQRDLVDTQGRLSAARQGVGRAQAAIREAEAQLRQARLDFQQEALNERSEITTKIAVNEETIKGAEARLERNELRAPATGYINDVQVTTVGGFVNAGEKLMQIVPVGEKLLVEARVDPKDIAFIKVGDPANVKVTAYDFSIYGGLTGRVRNISADSIYDDVERKAYYSVMVETDKAFIVKNGTRLPIMPGMICDVEIVTGRKSILTYLFKPVLRAFDEALTER; from the coding sequence ATGAACGCCATGATTTCGTCTTTCAGGCAGCGGATCGGTTACGACGACTGGGATGCCAGCCGCAGGCTGATTGTCCTGTGCGGCGTTGCCCTGCTGGTGCTGTTCGTCTGGGCCGGGCTTGCCCGCGTCGACGAAGTGACCCGCGGCATGGGCAAGGTCGTGCCGTCCAGCAAGGCCCAGCTCGTCCAGGCCGCCAGCCCGGCCACGGTGCTGTCGATCCTCGTGCGGCCCGGCCAGATGGTGAAGAAGGGCCAGTTGCTCGTCCGTCTCGACGATTCCCAGTCGTCTTCCGCGCTGGGTCAGTTGCAGGCAGAAAACGAGCGCCTTGCCGCGCGGGCCGATCGTCTGGAAGGGGAGGGCACCGGCACGGAAAGCTCCTGCGGCGAAGGCACGATCTGCGCCGAGGAAGCACGCCTTGCCGACGTGCGCCGCGCCGCCGCGCAGAGCCGCCAGAACGCTCTTGTTGCGCAAGTCGATCAGCGTCGCCGCGATCTGCAGGAGGGACAGGCAACGGTCGCCTCGCTCCAGAACAGCGCGAAGCTGGCGCAGGACCAGGTCAACATGCTCACCCCGCTTGCGCAGAAAGGCATCGTCCCCAAGACCGAACTGCTGACTGCCCAGCGCGATCTTGTCGACACGCAGGGGCGGCTCTCCGCGGCGCGGCAGGGCGTCGGCCGGGCGCAGGCGGCGATCCGCGAAGCCGAGGCGCAGCTGCGGCAGGCCCGCCTCGATTTCCAGCAGGAAGCGCTCAATGAGCGCAGCGAGATCACCACCAAGATCGCGGTCAACGAAGAGACGATCAAGGGCGCCGAGGCCCGCCTAGAGCGCAACGAATTGCGCGCACCCGCGACCGGCTACATCAACGATGTGCAGGTCACCACGGTCGGCGGCTTTGTGAATGCGGGCGAAAAGCTCATGCAGATCGTGCCGGTGGGCGAAAAGCTGCTGGTGGAAGCGCGCGTCGATCCCAAGGACATCGCCTTCATCAAGGTGGGCGATCCTGCCAACGTCAAGGTCACCGCCTACGACTTCTCCATCTATGGCGGGCTGACGGGCCGCGTGCGCAACATCAGCGCGGACAGCATCTACGACGACGTCGAGCGCAAGGCCTACTACAGTGTGATGGTGGAAACCGACAAGGCGTTCATCGTCAAGAATGGGACGCGGCTGCCGATCATGCCGGGCATGATCTGCGACGTGGAAATCGTGACGGGGCGCAAGAGCATCCTGACCTACCTGTTCAAGCCGGTCCTGCGCGCCTTCGACGAGGCTCTCACCGAGCGCTGA
- a CDS encoding CpaF family protein, whose product MWQLRRTPELQDPPVATPKLSLDKLTPAPLFEPEQRAASRQLDLKIEIHRQLLDQINLAALDKMSRETIANEISVIVAEILEQRSEMLNRAERLTLCEEVLDELLGLGPLEPLLKDETVNDILVNGPDSVFVERFGVLEKVTTRFQDGRHLLRIIQKIVSAVGRRIDESSPFVDARLQDGSRVNAIVPPLAIDGALLSIRKFSKKPISMERMVEIGSIVPQVAEVMRGIVLGRRNIIISGGTGSGKTTMLNALSSFIDERERIVTIEDSAELQLQQEHVARLETRPANIEGKGEVTQRELVKNALRMRPDRIILGECRAGEAFDMLQAMNTGHDGSMTTIHANTPRDALSRIEQMVGMSGIDISSRSIRGQIAAAINVVIQIGRLSDGKRKLLSLSEITGMEGDTITMQEIFRFKMTGRDDAGNVMGHFEATGIRPKFAGQLAEQGIHLDPELFRHAAGFDA is encoded by the coding sequence ATGTGGCAGCTTCGCAGAACGCCCGAACTCCAGGATCCGCCAGTTGCGACGCCGAAGTTGTCGCTCGACAAGCTGACGCCTGCGCCTCTTTTCGAACCGGAGCAGCGGGCAGCATCGCGCCAGCTCGACCTCAAGATCGAGATCCACCGCCAGTTGCTCGACCAGATTAACCTCGCGGCGCTCGACAAGATGTCGCGCGAGACGATTGCCAACGAGATTTCGGTCATCGTCGCCGAGATCCTCGAGCAGCGGAGCGAAATGCTGAACCGCGCCGAGCGCCTGACCCTGTGCGAGGAGGTTCTCGACGAGCTCCTCGGCCTCGGGCCTCTCGAGCCGCTGCTCAAGGACGAGACGGTCAACGATATTCTTGTGAACGGCCCGGATTCGGTCTTCGTCGAACGCTTCGGCGTCCTTGAGAAAGTCACCACGCGCTTTCAGGACGGGCGCCATCTGCTCAGGATCATCCAGAAGATCGTCAGCGCGGTCGGTCGCCGTATCGACGAGTCTTCGCCCTTCGTCGACGCTCGCCTGCAGGACGGTTCGCGCGTCAATGCGATTGTTCCGCCGCTGGCCATCGATGGCGCGCTGCTTTCGATCCGCAAGTTCTCCAAGAAGCCGATCAGCATGGAGCGCATGGTCGAGATCGGCAGTATCGTCCCGCAGGTCGCTGAAGTGATGCGCGGCATCGTGCTCGGACGGCGCAACATCATCATTTCCGGCGGCACCGGCTCGGGCAAGACGACGATGCTCAATGCGTTGTCCTCCTTCATCGACGAGCGTGAACGCATCGTTACCATCGAAGACTCGGCGGAACTTCAACTCCAGCAGGAGCACGTTGCCCGCCTCGAAACGCGGCCGGCCAACATCGAAGGGAAGGGCGAGGTCACGCAGCGCGAGCTCGTCAAGAACGCCCTGCGCATGCGTCCCGACCGCATCATCCTTGGCGAATGCCGTGCCGGTGAGGCCTTCGACATGCTGCAGGCGATGAACACTGGCCACGACGGGTCGATGACGACGATCCATGCCAATACTCCGCGCGACGCACTCTCTCGTATCGAGCAGATGGTCGGCATGAGCGGCATCGACATTTCCTCCCGCTCGATCCGCGGACAGATCGCGGCGGCCATCAACGTCGTGATCCAGATCGGACGCCTTTCGGACGGCAAGCGCAAGCTGCTCTCGCTCAGCGAGATCACCGGCATGGAAGGCGACACGATCACCATGCAGGAGATCTTCCGCTTCAAGATGACCGGGCGCGACGACGCCGGCAATGTCATGGGGCATTTCGAGGCGACTGGCATTCGGCCCAAGTTCGCAGGCCAACTTGCCGAACAGGGCATTCATCTCGATCCAGAACTGTTTCGCCACGCTGCCGGGTTCGACGCGTAA
- a CDS encoding TadE/TadG family type IV pilus assembly protein, translating to MKRDVFRTLKEDENGAVAATYALALMGLIAVAGVGFDYARLSTMDSELQNGADQAALAGASQLDGKTGACSRAATAAISLVTNTTLLASTDHSISIPSETACDATGSVRFWQNKDATTAATSDANAHFIEVDVAVRTVDYALTPVTGLLSGSLNASAMAGLGSSICKVPPVFMCNPAETTDPTFTVSNYVGKGMRLIANDGGGNYGPGNFGYLQTNAGNGAQATAQTLGRVDIPGDCVGVDSVTTKPGEQVSVLDALNTRFDIYDNGLNQACGNGNGLCPPSANSRKDLMHKGGAGNCGIANGGGNGWVEAPHPYRPTSATTPMSDTEIANTSPMGYPRDMCHAVSLTGSCSGGTIGDGNWDRNAYFKTNSQNYASTFSISGAFGTSTPTRYQVYKYEADNAASRLQNQSDGSIVSRPQPYCQPPGVPVNGAAPDRRVISVAVINCQAEGVTGSTSGVHVQSWVDVFLVEPSAARGTGASKYTEKSDVYVEIVRATQLGGGGSTAAQQIRRDVPYLVK from the coding sequence ATGAAGCGCGATGTTTTCCGAACTCTGAAAGAGGATGAAAACGGCGCGGTTGCGGCGACATATGCCCTTGCCCTCATGGGATTGATTGCGGTCGCGGGGGTCGGGTTCGACTACGCCCGCTTGTCGACGATGGACAGCGAGTTGCAGAACGGTGCCGACCAGGCGGCCCTTGCAGGGGCATCGCAACTGGACGGCAAGACCGGTGCCTGTTCGCGCGCTGCAACTGCGGCCATCTCGCTCGTCACCAACACGACCCTGCTGGCCAGCACCGATCATTCGATTTCCATTCCGTCGGAAACGGCCTGCGATGCGACCGGAAGCGTCCGGTTCTGGCAGAACAAGGACGCCACGACTGCTGCGACCAGCGACGCGAATGCACATTTCATCGAAGTCGATGTCGCCGTCCGCACCGTCGACTATGCCCTGACACCGGTGACGGGGCTGCTGAGCGGCTCTTTGAACGCCAGCGCCATGGCCGGGCTGGGATCTTCGATCTGCAAGGTTCCACCCGTCTTCATGTGCAATCCGGCGGAAACGACCGATCCGACCTTCACCGTGTCTAATTATGTCGGCAAGGGAATGCGCCTGATCGCCAACGACGGCGGCGGCAATTACGGGCCGGGCAATTTCGGTTATCTTCAGACAAACGCCGGTAACGGCGCGCAGGCAACGGCACAGACCCTCGGACGCGTCGATATTCCCGGAGATTGCGTGGGAGTCGATAGTGTCACCACCAAGCCCGGCGAACAGGTCAGCGTGCTCGACGCCCTGAACACGCGTTTCGACATCTACGACAATGGCCTCAATCAGGCTTGCGGTAACGGAAATGGCCTGTGCCCACCATCGGCTAACAGCCGCAAGGACCTGATGCACAAGGGCGGGGCCGGCAATTGCGGGATCGCCAATGGCGGCGGCAATGGCTGGGTGGAAGCGCCGCATCCTTACCGGCCAACCTCTGCCACGACGCCTATGAGCGATACTGAGATCGCGAACACATCGCCGATGGGCTATCCGCGCGACATGTGTCACGCGGTCAGCCTCACCGGTTCGTGCAGCGGCGGTACGATCGGCGACGGGAATTGGGACCGCAACGCCTATTTCAAGACCAATTCGCAGAATTACGCATCAACATTCAGCATTTCGGGAGCTTTCGGCACCTCAACGCCGACGCGCTATCAGGTCTATAAGTACGAAGCCGACAATGCGGCAAGCCGGTTGCAGAACCAGAGCGATGGTTCCATCGTTTCGCGGCCGCAGCCTTATTGCCAGCCGCCCGGAGTGCCGGTGAATGGGGCCGCGCCAGATCGCCGTGTCATTTCGGTGGCCGTGATCAATTGTCAGGCGGAAGGGGTGACAGGTTCTACTTCGGGCGTCCATGTCCAGTCTTGGGTCGATGTGTTTCTCGTCGAACCCTCGGCCGCGCGCGGAACGGGTGCATCGAAGTATACCGAGAAGAGCGACGTCTACGTTGAAATCGTGCGGGCGACGCAGCTCGGCGGGGGAGGGAGCACGGCGGCGCAGCAGATCCGCCGCGACGTTCCCTATCTGGTGAAGTGA
- a CDS encoding type II and III secretion system protein family protein yields the protein MATNRTTRTALALALVAMSGAGLAGSADTARAQALAAGGLHAGTLEVPFNKSQVVSADRPIAKAMVGSSDIADILPVTDRSIYVLGKKMGTTSLTLYDSAGRVISIIDIAVGPDVEALSDQINELIPGSKIDARISNDSVVLTGMVNNAGAADRAAQLAKAFAGDKVINLVTMGSSQQVMLEVRFAEVNRTAGKDIGVSAFANSDNGKFRSVTGLGSQLVPDPDTGEGILQLSAITDAFGIFRQRFSIGKLNIDATLNALESRGLAKTLAQPTLVALSGEKASFLAGGEFPVPVAQQSSAGGGNGNQAITVEFKPFGVSLGFTPTVLGDKTISMIVEPEVSALDPTASITVGNIVIPGLRTRRASTTLELRDGESFAIAGLLQKDFETTIKQVPILGSLPIIGSLFRSSGFKKGETELLIVVTPRLVAPIKPSQVRLPTDRVADPGELNTFLLGQPYSPQPVAPAVPAGDQADTQDKGDGYEY from the coding sequence GTGGCTACTAATCGCACGACGCGCACGGCGCTTGCCCTTGCCCTGGTGGCGATGTCGGGAGCCGGCCTTGCCGGATCTGCGGACACCGCGCGGGCCCAGGCTCTCGCTGCCGGGGGACTTCATGCGGGCACGCTGGAAGTGCCCTTCAACAAGAGCCAGGTCGTCTCGGCCGACCGACCGATCGCCAAGGCGATGGTCGGCAGCTCTGACATTGCCGACATCCTGCCGGTCACGGATCGTTCGATCTACGTGCTGGGCAAGAAGATGGGCACGACCAGCCTGACGCTTTACGACAGTGCAGGCCGGGTGATCTCGATCATCGACATTGCCGTCGGCCCCGACGTCGAGGCGCTCAGCGACCAGATCAACGAACTGATCCCCGGCAGCAAGATCGATGCCCGGATCTCCAACGACTCCGTTGTCCTGACCGGCATGGTCAACAACGCCGGGGCCGCAGACCGCGCAGCCCAGCTCGCCAAGGCCTTTGCCGGTGACAAGGTGATCAACCTTGTCACGATGGGTTCCAGCCAGCAGGTCATGCTGGAAGTGCGCTTTGCCGAGGTTAACCGGACCGCAGGCAAGGATATTGGCGTAAGCGCCTTTGCGAACTCGGATAACGGCAAGTTTCGGTCGGTGACCGGCTTGGGCTCACAACTGGTTCCCGACCCGGATACCGGCGAGGGAATCCTGCAACTTTCTGCGATTACAGATGCCTTCGGGATATTCCGGCAGAGATTCTCCATCGGCAAGCTCAACATCGATGCCACGCTCAATGCGCTGGAATCGCGCGGACTGGCGAAGACCCTGGCCCAGCCGACGCTGGTCGCCCTTTCAGGCGAAAAGGCATCGTTTCTGGCCGGCGGTGAATTCCCGGTTCCGGTTGCGCAGCAGAGCAGTGCAGGTGGCGGTAACGGCAACCAGGCGATCACTGTCGAATTCAAGCCCTTCGGTGTAAGCCTAGGCTTCACGCCGACGGTCCTTGGCGACAAGACAATCAGCATGATCGTCGAGCCGGAAGTCAGCGCGCTCGATCCAACGGCATCGATCACGGTGGGCAATATCGTGATCCCGGGCCTGCGTACACGCCGGGCCAGCACCACGCTGGAACTGCGCGACGGTGAAAGCTTTGCCATCGCCGGTCTGCTCCAGAAGGACTTCGAGACGACGATCAAGCAGGTGCCGATCCTCGGATCGCTGCCGATCATCGGTTCGCTGTTCCGTTCCAGCGGCTTCAAGAAGGGCGAAACCGAGCTTCTGATCGTGGTGACGCCAAGGCTCGTTGCGCCGATCAAGCCCAGCCAGGTCCGCCTGCCCACCGATCGCGTTGCCGATCCGGGTGAACTGAACACGTTCCTGCTGGGACAGCCCTATAGCCCGCAGCCCGTCGCTCCGGCGGTACCGGCGGGTGACCAGGCCGACACGCAGGACAAGGGGGACGGCTATGAATATTGA
- a CDS encoding AAA family ATPase produces MKSDTDILVIASGPYISAFDAAVGGRFPAGVRAHELSLAEQVPEAIIGDATQIVVEVDPRDAGAMRRLSALRNDYPHIPLIAAIGDASVSLVRTLVRQGVSDVVALPLEPDELMQVVLEASVRRDTQPRPAQKLAPLVAVARSIGGCGATSIATHLAADLAEHAGDAGAVIVDLDLQFGNVGIYLGVNARGTLNDLLEAGDRLDDDLLTSTIGEATEGLSVITAPEAILPLESVDIDQLLRVIHLLRQRFGYVVLDLPANWTNWTLSAALAANSIILVCELSIASLRQARRRLELFSSVGIESSAVEIVVNRVENRLFKTIDLDDVSRTLNHRVLGKVSLEAPLVSTSQDQGMLTNAVHRKSKFMADVRKLSQLLRDSSLKRED; encoded by the coding sequence TTGAAGAGCGACACCGACATCCTCGTCATTGCCAGCGGACCGTACATCTCCGCTTTCGATGCCGCGGTCGGGGGCAGGTTTCCGGCAGGCGTGCGGGCGCACGAGCTCTCATTGGCCGAGCAGGTGCCTGAAGCGATCATTGGCGATGCCACCCAGATCGTCGTCGAGGTCGATCCTCGCGATGCAGGGGCGATGCGGCGGCTTTCGGCGCTTCGTAATGACTATCCACACATCCCTCTGATCGCCGCGATCGGCGATGCCAGCGTTTCGCTTGTTCGCACACTGGTGCGCCAGGGCGTGAGCGATGTTGTTGCGCTTCCGCTTGAACCCGATGAACTGATGCAGGTCGTGCTTGAAGCGTCGGTCCGGCGCGATACGCAGCCCAGGCCTGCACAGAAGCTGGCGCCGCTGGTAGCCGTGGCACGTTCCATCGGCGGCTGCGGCGCGACCTCGATTGCAACGCACCTTGCCGCGGATCTTGCCGAACACGCCGGCGACGCGGGCGCGGTGATCGTCGATCTCGACCTGCAGTTCGGCAACGTGGGCATCTACCTTGGCGTGAATGCCCGCGGGACACTCAACGACCTTCTCGAAGCAGGAGACCGCCTGGACGACGATCTGCTGACTTCGACCATCGGTGAAGCGACGGAGGGGCTCTCCGTCATTACCGCGCCGGAGGCGATCCTGCCGCTGGAATCGGTCGATATCGACCAGTTGCTGCGCGTGATCCATTTGCTGCGTCAACGCTTCGGCTATGTCGTTCTGGACCTTCCGGCCAACTGGACGAACTGGACCTTGTCCGCGGCACTGGCTGCCAATTCGATCATTTTGGTGTGCGAACTTTCGATCGCCAGCTTGCGCCAGGCGCGCCGCCGTCTTGAGCTGTTCAGTTCGGTCGGGATCGAGAGTTCTGCCGTCGAGATCGTCGTAAACCGGGTCGAGAACCGTCTGTTCAAGACCATTGACCTCGACGATGTCTCTCGCACTTTGAACCACCGTGTGCTGGGCAAGGTCTCGCTGGAAGCGCCGCTTGTCAGCACGTCGCAGGACCAGGGCATGCTCACGAACGCGGTGCACCGCAAAAGCAAGTTCATGGCCGACGTTCGCAAGCTCAGCCAGTTGTTGAGGGACAGCAGTCTCAAGAGGGAGGACTGA
- a CDS encoding TadE/TadG family type IV pilus assembly protein encodes MTRLFDLVRNENGASAAEFALVLPILLIALIGTIDVGLYAWNINQAEKATQTGARWAVATDMVASGLKTYSFAVSGGVPQGTVVDQTAFPGVTCQSNGTTASCTCASGGTCSFPLTADNAAFTRLVTRMAQIDGDITASNVVVTYAWSGLGFSGDPNGPDVAPLTTVSLRNMTYTPLTTLLFQVSVPLPSFAYALTMEDGSGTVSN; translated from the coding sequence ATGACGCGTCTTTTCGATCTTGTCCGGAATGAAAACGGTGCCAGCGCAGCGGAGTTCGCGCTCGTCCTTCCCATCCTGTTGATTGCCCTGATCGGCACAATCGATGTCGGGCTCTATGCCTGGAACATCAATCAGGCGGAAAAGGCGACACAGACCGGCGCCCGCTGGGCCGTGGCAACGGACATGGTCGCAAGTGGCCTCAAGACCTACAGCTTCGCTGTCTCAGGCGGTGTGCCCCAAGGGACCGTCGTCGATCAGACGGCTTTCCCTGGCGTGACCTGCCAGAGCAACGGCACGACGGCTTCGTGCACTTGCGCCAGTGGCGGTACTTGCAGTTTTCCGCTTACGGCCGACAATGCGGCTTTCACGCGGCTTGTCACGCGCATGGCGCAGATCGACGGCGACATCACGGCGAGCAATGTCGTGGTCACTTACGCCTGGTCGGGTCTGGGCTTCTCGGGCGATCCCAACGGCCCCGACGTTGCGCCGCTGACAACCGTCAGCCTGCGCAACATGACATACACGCCGCTGACCACGCTGCTGTTCCAGGTTTCCGTTCCTCTGCCATCATTCGCGTATGCGCTGACCATGGAAGATGGCAGCGGCACTGTGTCCAATTAG
- a CDS encoding TadE/TadG family type IV pilus assembly protein, translating to MRNQSGAAAAEMALILPLVLLLIFGTFEGAYYIMCEHRVVKGVRDAARYAGRLPFSEYDCGGTFGGDATAVKNLARTGQISGGTAAVYGWANADVSIAVSCSTSQQGIYSSVGGNAPKVTVSADVAYPSLFGTLGLATTGWRLKASAQSPVMGL from the coding sequence ATGCGGAACCAATCCGGTGCGGCAGCAGCCGAGATGGCTTTGATCCTGCCCTTGGTCCTGCTCCTGATCTTCGGAACATTCGAGGGCGCATACTACATCATGTGCGAACATCGCGTGGTGAAGGGTGTGCGTGACGCCGCCCGTTACGCCGGGCGCCTGCCATTCAGCGAGTACGATTGCGGAGGGACTTTCGGCGGCGATGCCACTGCGGTGAAGAATTTGGCCCGGACCGGACAGATATCAGGAGGCACTGCGGCCGTTTATGGCTGGGCGAATGCGGACGTCTCGATAGCCGTTTCTTGCTCAACCAGTCAGCAGGGCATCTATTCCAGCGTGGGCGGAAACGCACCGAAAGTGACGGTCAGCGCCGATGTCGCCTATCCTTCCCTGTTCGGGACGCTTGGACTGGCGACCACAGGTTGGAGGCTCAAGGCTTCCGCTCAAAGTCCGGTGATGGGCCTATGA
- the cpaB gene encoding Flp pilus assembly protein CpaB, producing MHGRNIVLIGIAVALGLIAVILSNSYFSGVEEQQKRIAREQDLIRIVVANKELPFGTILNDQNITLTNWPRSSVPEGAFTDISEAVGKGNATLRNIVAGEPVLASKLSSRPTLSANLPAGQYAVAVPISAVAAAGGFIRPGDTVDVLLTRKIPGDGAAADDKMTDVVLSTVPVLAIDVDASEKSTEPKAESKTATLQVDTLGAQKLALAQQLGVLSLALRNATDQTVTAASTVLPNQLTARKLYIASRESRAPSAPAAPISRSVMSPSTSAPRRSGPMMTIFRGSEPSQYEVQRGY from the coding sequence ATGCACGGGCGCAATATCGTTCTTATCGGGATCGCTGTGGCACTTGGCCTCATCGCGGTCATTCTTTCCAACTCCTACTTCTCCGGAGTAGAAGAGCAGCAGAAACGAATAGCTCGCGAGCAAGACCTCATAAGGATTGTTGTGGCGAACAAAGAGTTGCCATTTGGTACGATCCTTAATGACCAGAATATCACTCTGACAAACTGGCCGAGAAGCTCTGTTCCAGAAGGTGCATTTACCGACATTTCAGAGGCCGTTGGTAAAGGCAACGCGACCTTGCGCAACATCGTCGCTGGCGAACCCGTTCTGGCATCGAAGCTGTCTTCCCGCCCAACCCTGTCGGCCAACCTGCCCGCTGGACAATATGCCGTCGCTGTTCCGATCAGCGCTGTTGCCGCCGCTGGCGGTTTTATTCGTCCCGGTGACACGGTTGACGTCCTGCTGACGCGCAAGATCCCTGGCGATGGTGCTGCGGCCGATGACAAGATGACGGACGTCGTTCTCTCGACCGTTCCTGTTCTCGCCATAGATGTCGACGCAAGCGAAAAGAGCACCGAACCAAAGGCCGAAAGCAAGACCGCCACTCTGCAGGTCGATACGCTCGGCGCGCAGAAGCTGGCCTTGGCCCAGCAGCTTGGTGTTCTGAGCCTTGCTCTACGTAATGCTACGGATCAAACCGTTACCGCGGCATCAACCGTCCTTCCGAACCAGTTGACAGCCCGCAAGCTCTATATTGCCTCGCGGGAGAGCCGCGCGCCGTCAGCTCCGGCTGCACCGATCTCACGGTCGGTCATGTCGCCTTCGACGAGCGCGCCGCGCAGGAGCGGACCGATGATGACGATTTTCCGTGGCAGCGAACCCAGCCAGTATGAGGTGCAACGTGGCTACTAA